The genomic stretch TTCCAAAACGGAATTTGCTGCATTTTGAGGGCTTTTTCAAACTGGCGAAGGTTTTTGGCAGTAGCCATTTTCCACCATTGTAAAGCCATATTGGGGGCATTGGTGCCTGCCATTTTTATTGCCAAAGCCCTGCGTTTGCTCATTTTTACTACAGGACCGTGCTCCGAGGCAAGCAAGTCAATGGTTTTGCGCTGAAACTTGCCCTCTTTGGTTTTTATCCGGATGGTCGTACGGGTTTTTACAAATGGCTTGACTGCTCCATCCATTACATATCCCCCATCTTTGAGTTCCAGTTCGTATGTATCAGCATTGTCTATAGTATTATCTGTATGGCTCCAGCCCAGGTGTTGATTAAAACCAATGGCTATGCCTGGCAAGCCTACCAGGTTTACCCCATAGGTATTATGACGGGGGCTTATAAGGTGCATTTCGTGAAACAAAAACTCATTGCTCCACGGCAGGTGAGGGTTTTGCACCAACATGGCATTTTTGCTTGCCGACCGGGAAGGAGCTATGGCATAAGCATTGGAGCCTTTGTCGGCCCATTTTTGTACTCTGCCTAGTTCGCTACCTCCCACAAACCGTGTAAATACTACATACATCAAATGTAGGTGAATGTCGTTAGTGGTTACTGGAAGGACTACTTTATATTTTTTGTCAAAATGATTGGGATGTGCCTGGGCGTATTTGTTCATTCCCTTGACAAAGGCCTCAATGTGTTTTTTTTGGGTAGGGTGTTGTTTTTTTTGCCATCGTTTTGCCAACTGCGGAAATTGCAGCGAGTGGATGAGCTTGTCATTGTGCAGGTAGCGCATTCCCCAATATTCGGCGGCTTTGCCCCGTGACTTGCCATACATTTTTAGTATGAGGTTGCCGTGGTTGTGCATGTGTGCCCAGCCCATAGCCATAAACAGGTCTTGGTCGTTTTTAGCGTAGATATGAGGCACCCCCCAGGTATCCCAGATGATACGGGTTTGTTTGAAGTTTATTGATTGGGTGTTTTGTGCCTGGCACGACAACCCCAGCCAACTAATGAAAAACAAGGTAAATAAGTTTCGTATGGTCATATAGAATGAGTGTTGATGGTAATATTAGGTAAATGGCTAAAGAAAAAATAATTACTAATCAATTTAAAAAGTAAAGCTA from Microscilla marina ATCC 23134 encodes the following:
- a CDS encoding acylase, whose amino-acid sequence is MTIRNLFTLFFISWLGLSCQAQNTQSINFKQTRIIWDTWGVPHIYAKNDQDLFMAMGWAHMHNHGNLILKMYGKSRGKAAEYWGMRYLHNDKLIHSLQFPQLAKRWQKKQHPTQKKHIEAFVKGMNKYAQAHPNHFDKKYKVVLPVTTNDIHLHLMYVVFTRFVGGSELGRVQKWADKGSNAYAIAPSRSASKNAMLVQNPHLPWSNEFLFHEMHLISPRHNTYGVNLVGLPGIAIGFNQHLGWSHTDNTIDNADTYELELKDGGYVMDGAVKPFVKTRTTIRIKTKEGKFQRKTIDLLASEHGPVVKMSKRRALAIKMAGTNAPNMALQWWKMATAKNLRQFEKALKMQQIPFWNVMYADKKGNIFYLFNGRVPVRSKGDWVFWNNVVKGNTTATLWHKIHAYKEMPQVKNPPQGWLQNANDPPWSVTFPPLLIPKNYPPYMAPIRMGFRPQRSARMLAEDTSITFDELVAYKHSTRSELADRILDDLFAAIDQHGNALSQEAKKVLQNWNRHLDNDSKGAYLFYAWASKMGFWRSKMYKTPWNAAQPRTTPDGLAQPKKAVKMLNAVATYLKQKHGKLTVAWGKMHRLKYGKYNLPANGSAGGIGVFRVAWEGYTDKQGINYVGGGDSWVGVIEFGKTVKAKVLLSYGNSTQKTSKHYGDQLPLFSKKKLRNAWFYPQDVFKHKVREEVFD